From one Musa acuminata AAA Group cultivar baxijiao chromosome BXJ2-6, Cavendish_Baxijiao_AAA, whole genome shotgun sequence genomic stretch:
- the LOC135613972 gene encoding RING-H2 finger protein ATL68-like produces the protein MATMETTPLHGHADWVLRAYQTEGTPPSAPVVIKLGYTVMHILEDRVVEEPPLAYHTFVFTLGDFLHQASRRRAISTVLLRADVYGYDICFAGRLERQLVAFCNDPVETAFNSGNGIEMIVDVLLAHFPIDEEPSWDVEGVGEDGDFGGIPASTDAVKELAVVKYERGGDVREESCIICFEEFDEGVEVTRMPCKHAFHGGCLTRWLESSHVCPLCRHAIPASADP, from the coding sequence ATGGCGACGATGGAGACGACTCCTCTCCATGGCCATGCCGATTGGGTTCTCAGGGCCTATCAAACTGAGGGGACGCCGCCATCGGCTCCGGTGGTGATCAAACTCGGCTACACCGTGATGCACATTCTTGAAGATCGAGTCGTGGAGGAACCGCCCCTTGCCTACCACACCTTTGTCTTCACTCTCGGCGACTTCCTCCACCAAGCATCTCGCCGCCGGGCGATCTCGACCGTTCTCTTACGCGCCGACGTCTATGGTTATGACATCTGCTTCGCCGGGCGGTTGGAGAGACAACTCGTTGCCTTCTGCAATGATCCAGTCGAGACGGCTTTCAACTCGGGCAACGGGATCGAGATGATCGTGGACGTACTTTTGGCCCACTTCCCGATCGATGAGGAACCTTCTTGGGACGTCGAAGGCGTCGGCGAGGACGGGGATTTCGGCGGCATCCCGGCGTCGACGGACGCGGTGAAGGAGCTGGCGGTGGTGAAGTACGAGCGTGGAGGAGATGTCAGAGAGGAGAGTTGCATCATCTGCTTCGAGGAGTTCGACGAGGGCGTGGAGGTGACGCGGATGCCATGCAAGCACGCCTTCCATGGCGGCTGTCTCACTCGATGGTTGGAGAGCAGCCATGTGTGTCCTCTCTGCAGACACGCCATACCAGCTTCTGCTGATCCCTGA
- the LOC103989277 gene encoding probably inactive leucine-rich repeat receptor-like protein kinase At3g28040: MRLPNLLLRQLVRVLLLSTLSCMLSPFVVSAGGADLPTPLNDEVLGLIVFKSVLEDPAGALATWNEADATPCNWSHVECGVASSRVVRLDLASLSLSGPLPRGLDRLPALASLSLADNNLSGPIPPGLSLLPSLRSLDLSRNAFSGRLPDDLSLLSSIRYLDLSSNSLAGPIPDSFFSSSHSSATTCGSLRYLSLAGNRFEGPLPSTLPQCSFLLHLNLSDNRFSGAPDFANGLWPLSRLRVLDLSRNSFSGPIPAGIGDLHNLKHLQLNHNQFSGVIPAGIGLCPHLDTLDLSFNSFDGHLPDSVQYLSSMTFLSLSNNQLSGDVLPWIGNLTSVQHLDLSNNKFTGSLPPSLGGLKELTYLSLSNNKLTGTIPDAVAECSKLTELRLKGNRLNGSIPQGLFNLGLEVLDLSSNELSGAMPPGSTRISETLHSLDLSANQLTGAIPPEMASYFSLRFLNLSWNELRAPLLPEFGLFRYLTVLDLRSSKLYGTIPADMCKSGSLSVLQLDGNSFSGPIPDEIGNCSSLYLLSLSHNSLNGSIPASLSRLKKLEILKLEFNNLSGEIPQQLGGLDNLLAVNISHNRLIGRLPMEGIFQSLDGSALQGNLGLCSPLVLEPCKMNVPKPLVLDPDAYTRGNGNNMVTVDPANPVVVRHRKFLSISSMVAISAALVIASGVLVITLLNMSARRRIVQLENALESKCSSSTRSTGTPAAGKMVVFGPKNDLRSEDLAGSAEALLAKATEIGRGVFGTVYRASMGEGRTVAIKKLLTANIVQYHDDFDREVRVLGKVRHPNLMPLRGYYWTPQLQLLISDYARHGSLHSRLHENPESMPPLSWADRFHIVIGTADGLAHLHQSFRPPIIHYNLKPTNILLDESCNPIISDFGHARLLPKLDKHIISSRFQSAMGYMAPELACQSLRVNEKCDVYGFGVLILELVTGRKPVEYRDDDVVILIDQVRLLLEQGKALECIDASMGKYPEEEVLPVLKLGLVCASQIPSSRPSMAEVVQILQVIKTPVLERMEAF; the protein is encoded by the exons ATGAGGCTCCCAAATCTCCTCCTTCGTCAACTGGTTCGGGTGCTGCTCTTGTCGACGCTCTCATGCATGCTGTCCCCCTTCGTTGTCTCCGCGGGCGGCGCTGACCTGCCGACGCCGCTCAACGACGAAGTCCTTGGTCTCATCGTCTTCAAGTCGGTGCTCGAGGACCCGGCCGGCGCCCTTGCGACGTGGAACGAGGCCGATGCCACCCCATGCAACTGGTCTCACGTCGAGTGTGGCGTCGCCTCCTCCCGGGTGGTCCGCCTTGACCTCGCTTCCCTCTCGCTCTCCGGACCCCTCCCTCGCGGCCTCGACCGCCTCCCCGCCCTCGCCTCGCTCTCCCTAGCCGATAACAACCTCTCCGGCCCTATCCCCCCcggcctctccctcctcccctccctCCGCTCCCTCGACCTCAGCCGCAACGCCTTCTCCGGCCGCCTGCCCGACGAtctctccctcctctcctccaTCCGCTACCTCGACCTCTCCTCCAATTCACTCGCCGGCCCCATCCCagactccttcttctcctcctcccactCCTCGGCCACCACCTGCGGCTCGCTTCGCTACCTCTCCCTCGCTGGCAACCGCTTTGAGGGTCCCTTGCCTTCCACATTGCCGCAGTGTTCCTTTCTCCTCCACCTCAACCTCTCCGACAACAGGTTCTCCGGCGCGCCGGACTTCGCCAACGGTCTCTGGCCGCTCTCCCGGCTGCGAGTGCTTGATCTGTCCCGTAACTCCTTTTCTGGGCCGATCCCCGCCGGAATCGGCGATCTGCATAACCTCAAGCACCTCCAGTTGAACCACAACCAGTTCTCCGGGGTCATCCCCGCTGGCATCGGCCTCTGTCCGCACTTAGACACCTTGGACCTGAGCTTCAACTCCTTCGACGGACATCTCCCGGACTCCGTCCAATATCTGAGTTCTATGACCTTCCTCAGCTTGTCAAACAACCAACTCTCTGGCGATGTTCTGCCATGGATCGGGAACTTGACCTCCGTCCAGCACTTGGATCTATCGAACAACAAGTTCACCGGCAGCTTGCCGCCGTCGCTCGGCGGGCTGAAGGAGTTGACTTATCTAAGCCTATCCAACAACAAGCTCACCGGAACGATCCCGGACGCGGTGGCGGAATGCTCGAAGCTGACCGAGCTCCGGCTGAAGGGGAACAGGCTCAACGGTAGCATCCCGCAAGGCCTGTTCAATCTGGGCCTGGAGGTGCTCGACTTGTCGTCGAATGAACTCTCCGGCGCGATGCCGCCGGGGTCGACGAGGATTTCGGAGACCCTTCACTCACTCGACCTGTCAGCTAATCAATTGACAGGGGCTATTCCGCCGGAGATGGCGTCCTACTTCAGTCTCAGGTTCTTGAACCTCTCGTGGAACGAGCTCCGGGCGCCGCTGCTTCCGGAGTTCGGGTTGTTCCGTTACCTGACGGTGTTGGATCTCCGAAGCAGCAAGTTGTACGGGACTATACCCGCGGACATGTGCAAATCCGGTAGCCTCTCTGTTCTGCAACTCGACGGCAACTCCTTCAGCGGCCCAATTCCTGACGAGATCGGGAACTGTTCATCACTATACTTGCT GAGTTTATCCCACAACAGCTTGAACGGATCGATTCCAGCCTCCTTGTCGCGGCTCAAGAAGCTCGAAATCCTCAAGCTGGAGTTCAACAACTTGAGCGGCGAGATACCGCAGCAGCTCGGTGGGCTGGACAACCTTCTGGCTGTTAACATATCGCACAACCGTCTCATCGGCCGGCTCCCCATGGAAGGCATATTCCAGAGCCTTGATGGCAGTGCTCTGCAAGGCAATCTTGGCCTGTGCTCTCCCCTCGTGTTGGAGCCGTGCAagatgaatgtccccaagccgctGGTCCTCGACCCGGATGCCTACACTAGAGGGAACGGCAACAACATGGTCACCGTCGACCCTGCGAACCCGGTGGTTGTTCGACACAGGAAGTTCCTCAGCATCTCGTCCATGGTGGCCATCTCCGCGGCTCTCGTGATCGCGTCCGGTGTGCTTGTGATAACTCTGCTCAACATGTCGGCCCGGAGGAGGATCGTGCAGCTGGAGAACGCCCTGGAGAGCAAATGCTCGAGCTCGACGAGGTCGACGGGGACTCCCGCTGCAGGGAAGATGGTGGTGTTCGGCCCCAAGAACGATCTGAGGTCGGAGGACTTGGCTGGAAGCGCTGAGGCTCTACTGGCGAAAGCCACTGAGATAGGCAGGGGAGTcttcggtacggtgtaccgagcatcGATGGGAGAAGGGCGAACCGTCGCCATTAAGAAGCTCCTGACAGCTAACATAGTTCAGTACCACGACGACTTCGACAGAGAGGTTCGAGTGCTAGGGAAGGTAAGGCACCCGAATCTGATGCCACTGAGAGGCTACTACTGGACTCCTCAGCTCCAGCTACTGATATCCGATTACGCTCGCCATGGAAGCTTGCATTCCAGGCTTCACGAGAACCCCGAGTCGATGCCGCCGCTGTCATGGGCCGATCGCTTCCACATCGTGATTGGCACGGCCGACGGCCTCGCTCATCTGCACCAGTCATTCCGTCCTCCGATCATCCACTACAACCTGAAGCCGACCAATATACTCCTCGACGAGAGCTGCAATCCCATCATCTCCGACTTCGGCCACGCCAGGCTTCTGCCGAAGCTCGACAAGCACATCATAAGCAGCCGGTTCCAGAGCGCAATGGGCTACATGGCCCCGGAGTTAGCGTGCCAGAGCCTGAGGGTGAACGAGAAGTGCGACGTGTACGGCTTCGGCGTGCTGATTCTAGAGCTGGTGACGGGGCGGAAGCCGGTGGAGTACCGGGATGACGATGTCGTGATACTGATCGACCAGGTGAGGCTGCTGCTGGAGCAGGGCAAGGCGCTGGAGTGCATCGACGCGAGCATGGGGAAGTACCCGGAGGAGGAGGTTCTGCCGGTGCTCAAGCTAGGATTGGTGTGCGCCTCTCAGATCCCCTCGAGCAGGCCTTCTATGGCGGAGGTCGTGCAAATACTGCAGGTGATCAAGACGCCGGTGTTGGAGAGGATGGAAGCTTTCTGA